A single window of Rhodococcus jostii RHA1 DNA harbors:
- a CDS encoding tautomerase family protein: MPYWEIFTPENAFTPDDKEQLSEAITSIYVDYVNLPRFYVVVLFKDMPKETMYVGGKANNNFVRIRLDHIARQMETAEVRALMMTVAEEKLAPFIKERGYDWEIHIDETPMDLWRTQGLVPPPPESDMEKLWAKENRPIPYDVAAS, translated from the coding sequence ATGCCGTACTGGGAGATCTTCACGCCCGAGAACGCCTTCACCCCCGATGACAAGGAGCAGCTGTCCGAGGCGATCACGTCGATCTACGTGGACTACGTCAACCTGCCACGGTTCTACGTGGTCGTCCTGTTCAAGGACATGCCGAAGGAGACGATGTATGTCGGGGGAAAGGCGAACAACAACTTCGTCCGGATCCGACTCGACCACATCGCCCGGCAGATGGAGACCGCAGAGGTTCGCGCCTTGATGATGACAGTGGCCGAGGAGAAGCTCGCGCCCTTCATCAAGGAGCGCGGCTACGACTGGGAGATCCACATCGACGAGACCCCCATGGACCTCTGGCGCACGCAGGGTCTGGTGCCGCCGCCGCCCGAGTCGGACATGGAGAAGCTCTGGGCCAAGGAGAACCGACCCATTCCGTACGACGTCGCTGCCTCGTGA
- a CDS encoding SDR family oxidoreductase, translating to MPASLEGKVVIVTGSGGGIGAVIAARFAKEGARVVVSDRHRGAAEAVVSRIPGASAIPADVTREQDVSALIERTVEEHGALHHVVANAGIISASHPIAQTPLDVWRSTMSVNLDGVFLTIKHSAAAIANSGGGSILTLSSISGTGGTPLAAAYGASKAAVRNLTATAAGELRAQNVRVNALVPGYVDTPLIDSEVPVWESTMGLAPGGFAQVIDQKQGRLISPEDIADAALFLTSDQASMITGSALTVDGGFTSQLF from the coding sequence ATGCCTGCATCACTCGAAGGCAAGGTCGTGATCGTCACTGGATCGGGCGGCGGAATCGGCGCTGTGATCGCCGCCCGGTTCGCGAAGGAAGGCGCTCGGGTTGTCGTCTCCGATCGACACCGCGGAGCCGCCGAGGCAGTTGTTTCCCGCATCCCCGGCGCGAGCGCAATCCCGGCTGATGTGACCCGCGAGCAGGACGTTTCTGCACTGATAGAACGGACTGTCGAAGAGCATGGGGCTTTGCATCACGTGGTCGCCAACGCTGGGATAATCAGCGCATCGCATCCGATCGCGCAGACGCCGCTCGATGTTTGGCGATCCACCATGTCAGTGAACCTTGACGGTGTCTTCCTGACCATCAAGCACAGCGCGGCGGCTATCGCGAATTCCGGTGGTGGATCGATCCTCACCCTCTCGTCCATTTCGGGGACCGGGGGCACACCTCTCGCGGCGGCTTACGGGGCGTCGAAAGCTGCAGTTCGTAACCTCACCGCAACAGCTGCAGGTGAACTCAGAGCACAGAACGTCCGAGTCAACGCCCTGGTGCCCGGCTACGTTGATACTCCGCTCATTGACTCTGAAGTCCCAGTTTGGGAGTCCACCATGGGCCTCGCCCCTGGCGGTTTCGCTCAGGTAATCGACCAGAAGCAGGGGCGGTTGATATCCCCAGAGGATATCGCAGATGCGGCTCTTTTCCTCACTTCGGACCAAGCTTCGATGATCACCGGGAGTGCCTTGACCGTCGACGGCGGTTTCACGAGCCAATTGTTCTGA
- a CDS encoding enoyl-CoA hydratase/isomerase family protein — protein sequence MQDISYEEIGHVGVITLMRPEVHNALRLETYAELTELVHNATARVLVITGAGRSFCSGDDVRAVSGGAGPVFDEEITPAAGALLATDIPVIAAVNGTAVGWGMELALLADIRIAARSARFGELFVKRGLCSDVAGLGRLTQIVGRELAAELLFTGEMIDAERARQIGLVSRVVDDEQVMPVALELAEKIAANPPLAVAATKRGLRLALDPDWNEFGRWVTATQTSLFTTVDHREGVRSFLEKREPRYVGR from the coding sequence ATGCAAGATATCTCTTACGAAGAAATAGGCCACGTCGGGGTGATCACGCTGATGCGGCCCGAGGTGCACAACGCGTTACGGCTCGAGACCTACGCCGAGCTGACCGAACTCGTGCACAACGCGACGGCTCGCGTATTGGTCATCACCGGTGCCGGACGATCCTTTTGCTCGGGCGACGATGTCCGAGCGGTGAGCGGTGGCGCAGGTCCGGTGTTTGACGAAGAAATCACTCCGGCCGCGGGGGCCCTGTTGGCCACAGATATTCCGGTCATCGCGGCTGTGAATGGCACCGCCGTGGGATGGGGGATGGAGCTTGCGCTGCTGGCCGACATCCGCATCGCGGCACGGAGTGCGCGTTTCGGCGAGCTGTTCGTCAAACGGGGGTTGTGCAGTGACGTAGCGGGGCTCGGCCGCCTTACGCAGATCGTCGGGCGCGAGCTGGCAGCAGAGTTGCTTTTCACTGGCGAGATGATCGACGCGGAGAGGGCCCGGCAGATTGGGCTTGTCAGCCGAGTCGTCGACGACGAGCAGGTGATGCCGGTCGCACTCGAGCTGGCGGAGAAGATCGCGGCGAACCCGCCGTTGGCTGTCGCCGCGACCAAGCGCGGCCTCCGCCTTGCACTGGATCCTGACTGGAATGAATTCGGACGCTGGGTGACCGCCACTCAGACGTCGTTGTTCACCACCGTAGATCACCGTGAGGGTGTCCGCTCATTCCTCGAGAAGCGCGAGCCTCGGTATGTCGGTCGATGA